The nucleotide window TCCTGTTTCTTAACTTTTGATTTAAATGTAAGTCATATAATCTTGAGTACAGCTCAGAAGACTAGAGTGGCCATCTGAAGTTGCCCTTGGTGGTGACTTTTAGAGATAAGAAATAAGGGTCCCCCTTCAATTAGCCCAAAAGGATGAATAAAGACAGAATACAGTTAGAAGGCAGATTTGGGGACCTTGTAATTCACAGAGTTGCTGCAAGAAGATACAGAACTTCAAAAGAAAGTTTGGATATTTCAGCATTTTAACTGTCTGTATATTTTTGTGTCTAGGCGAGTCATATTTCAGTCTCTGCTAACCCTGTGCTCTGTGGCAAGTCCCTCTTAGCTGGGGCAGGGATTGGAGGCCTGCCTCTCTTCTCAAGGCAGGGCCGGTGCTCTACCACAGAAATTCCTAAGCACACAGTCCCTGGGGACACCCAGGAGCAAGTGGGAGCAAGGTCTGGCCCGCCTGTGGCCCTTCCCATCAGCAAGATGGTggtcccagctcccagcctggcATTATGTGTTCACACTGCCGAGATGTCTGAGAATCTTTGGCCTGACCATCAAATATCACCCATGGGTATATGTCCAGAAGCTTGGAGTGATCAAACATGCCGTCATGGGTAGGACTTGCCCACCatctaggaaaaaacaaaacagttctcTCAGGGAGGAAGATAATAAAGACAGTGAAAGATGCTTTCCGGGTTGAGTCAGAGGTCTCCTAGGACAGCACTGACCTGTTAGCAGAGCTgcccagaaatagaaaataagaccCTTGAAAATGTGGGGACTTCGATCAAGCTCCTGTTTCTTTATGGAAGACCACAGCCTCAGAAACTTCTTAGCAGGAAGCTTGTAAAAGACCAAAACCAACTTAGCTTGTCCTACAGTCAATCTCTGTGCAACTCAGAGTCAGAGGAGTGAGCAGGGAAGACGCTCTGAAGGGAAGAAACCCTTGTAGAGCCCTGGGTTCGAGTCTTGGCACTGTGCCACCTCCTGTGAtcttgcacagggaactctactctgtgcctcagcttccacGTCTGGAGAAATGGAATGAAAATTCCTATTTCCCTAGGCTGTGAGGATAGAATGAGAGGGGTCCATGCAAGCCTTCGAAAGCCATGAAGTTCTGTGTGATTGTGAGTTAGGTTAGAGTCAACGTTGGGGGGACAGGAATCCCACTTTGTAAAAGCCTTCTATTGGAAGTCTCAGCTGAGCTGGGCTGTTGAGTTCCTATGTACCTCTGGTGTTGACTGACAGCACAAGCCACACTTAATGGCCAGCTCCTGAGAGCAATGAAACATCCCTTGAGACATTACTGGATAAAAACTTGCTGCTTACTGCCCAAGGATGTGAATTCCCCAGTCTTACCATGTGGCTGGTCATTGGCAGGATAAAAAGAGGGTGGCAACCCAGCGGACTTGCCACCCCTAAGGGCAGCAAGAAGGAAAGTCTAATAGAATTTGAGACCACAGGTCAGCATCCCCAAGAGTTTCCACCTGCAGAGAGGGAGGACAGGTGAGCACTCAAAAGTAAGAGGTATGCTGCATCTCTTTCCTGAAGATACAACCCCACGCCCCCCAACCCAGCAATCATTCCCAGCTCCCACCCTGGGCTGACAGCACCTGTGTACTAGACTATTTTCACCAGCAGTTCAAGAGAAAATCCACTGTCACTGCACATTGAAGTTAATTTCTGATTACAAGCACAGGAGAAAGTAAAGTGAAAGACTTGATGAAGAAGCAAGATTAATTTTCTGGCATTCAAAGCATGCAGCTGTATAGCTCATGGATCCAAAATTGGAAAGCAGACATTGGAAAGCAAAGCCAGTGCACTTGGAAGATGATGAACTACCTGGTGGACTTAGGATTTGGGGTTAGAAAAAGCCTTTCAATGGAGCATGCCCAGCACATTTTTAGGCATTTGGTCCATACATGCAGCCTGGCAGCCAAAACAGCGGCCGGCTGGTCCTCGTCTTCTAGCTCCGTCTGCTTCTGTAGCGGTGAAAGAACAAGCCCATTCTTAAACTAGACCAAATCCAGATGTGGGAACTACACTTGTCTCACTCTTGGCAAACCTTGTGTTCTCTGTTTCTGAAGTCAGCACCTAACCAGAATAAGTGCACAGCAGAGACGTGCTCACTGAATTGAAAAAGATCATTAAAAAGGAAGCAGCAGAAACTGCTGACTGTCACAGCTCAGGACTTAGCCTGATAAGAAAAACTGTCATCTGGTAAGTTGGGTGatattgtctctcttttttctcagttcttttttccccctgaaaattagcattttctgtattcatttaatcattttacAAGAAACCAAGTAATATAAAGTATGTTTTAATATCCTCAACTAATAAAGTGATTTTAGCTCTTTTAAAGGGTCCTAAAAATATAGGTATTACataaatttcaatttttcttaaaattcccCCTGACATGTTTCCTAGACTTCCAAACACTTTTCATTTCGTCCTTCTGCAGCTCTGTGTGGAGCTGAGCAGAAAGATTTAATAGTTCCTCTCAAACTAACCAGCCTCACCGCACCCTCTGCTCACCTGTGCTCAACATGCCTGTCTGAGACCCTGACCACTAACTACCCTACGAGCTGCCGGAGGGCACAGAATGAGTCTTGTAAACTACCATAGCCTTAGCACCTAGAGGTGCCTGGCGCtgaacaggtgctcaataaatgttagctgaagAAAGGACTGAATGAACACTCCAAAGGCTGGGGCCAGAGGGGCCAGGTAGAGTCGTGGGGGCAGGACACAGACCACCTTTAAGGGATCTGGGTCCTCAGCAAAGGACAGACCCAATTTGGCCCTTTAACCGGGGTCTGTGGGACCACATCCTATAAAGCACAATCCCAGGAAGAACAGAATTTCAAAGCAGAACCCAGCCCCCCTCCTTCACCCTGCACCTTGATGCAAAAACCAACTCCCCTATGCCCAGTGGATGTTGATTCTGGGCCAAGACTGGGGCTGGGGCTAGACCACAGGATACCTGAGGATCTGTCTCTATTCCAGAGTTAGGTGGTCCCTCAAGGATCTTGATTGAGGGGAGCAAGGACTTGGGCAGAGGGGTGGGTGGGCCAGAGAGTGAGGCTGGAGTCCCCCTCCCCCTGGGGAAGGGCCAACCAGAGGTCACTGGGTTGGGAGGTGGCCACGCCCCTCCTGGCCAGGGGCCCTGCCCCTCACCAGCCTCTACTTCTGCATGTCACACTGCAGCAGCAGCACAATAGACGGGTCACTCTTGGCCGCCTCCTTGAACTCCTCCAGTGTAATCTGGTCGTCCTTATCCTGGTCCATCTTCTTGAAGATCTTGTCCACACGCTGCTGGGGCGTGAGCCCATCCTGGTTCATGCGCATCATGATCACGGTGCCCACCATCTTGTAGATAGCCTGGTGGGGCAAGGAGGGAGGTGTGAACACTCACAATGGGAAGGGAGGGTTGGGGGTGAACGAAAGGGCCTGGGGGTGGGCGTGGAGAACACTGGGAGATGTGAGGATACTGGAAGGTGACAAATGGTCATTGAGACTGGAGGTTTAATGAGCATCTCACACCAAACATGTCTACTACCCAACTCTTCACCTCCAACCTGCTCGGGCCCCAGCATGCCCTGTCTCAGTGAACAGCAAATTCATTCTTCTAGATGTTCAGACCAAAAACCTTGATGCCATTCTCGACTCTCCTTTTCTCACACCCATATCCAATGTTTCAGCAAATCTTG belongs to Pseudorca crassidens isolate mPseCra1 chromosome 2, mPseCra1.hap1, whole genome shotgun sequence and includes:
- the HPCAL4 gene encoding hippocalcin-like protein 4 isoform X2 is translated as MGKTNSKLAPEVLDDLVQNTEFSEQELKQWYKGFLRDCPSGILNLEEFQQLYIKAIYKMVGTVIMMRMNQDGLTPQQRVDKIFKKMDQDKDDQITLEEFKEAAKSDPSIVLLLQCDMQK